A genomic segment from Candidatus Korarchaeum cryptofilum OPF8 encodes:
- a CDS encoding DHH family phosphoesterase has protein sequence MKRLIITHGDVDGILSAAIAIRRLGESELKFSGPGSIDKALSKVRGVDELLILDIGLNKSKLEGVEAELRRLIGSGCRVYWCDHHRWDDESSSRLSELIELRLKPSQSNARLVLEWLGGGDFERRLVEIADDADTGKYALEISRIYNAISTSKKMKVKLIGKLVEGYLIDEGLEDFGRKKLLSIESQVEEALKRVRIEETHGGRRFCVIDIRAGGPGSLIARKASEDLGADFCFVFNCKRFSLYAGRMKEVDLRVICESYGGGGHPYACGGRIKLSFLKRLVCRLLWRFYLPGEIKGVIEHIKSSL, from the coding sequence ATGAAGCGTTTGATAATAACGCATGGAGATGTCGATGGGATCCTGAGCGCAGCTATAGCTATCAGGAGGCTCGGAGAATCTGAATTGAAGTTTTCCGGGCCTGGTTCTATAGATAAAGCTCTCTCAAAGGTCAGGGGAGTCGATGAGCTCCTAATACTTGATATAGGGCTGAATAAATCGAAATTGGAGGGAGTGGAGGCTGAGCTCAGGAGGTTGATAGGTTCCGGCTGCAGGGTCTATTGGTGCGATCACCATAGATGGGATGATGAGAGCTCCTCTAGGTTATCGGAGCTCATAGAGCTGAGACTCAAGCCATCTCAGAGCAACGCTAGGCTAGTTCTGGAGTGGTTAGGTGGCGGAGATTTCGAGAGGAGGCTGGTCGAGATAGCTGATGATGCGGATACGGGCAAATACGCGCTGGAGATATCTAGAATATATAATGCGATCTCCACAAGTAAGAAAATGAAAGTTAAGCTAATTGGGAAACTGGTGGAAGGATATTTAATAGATGAGGGGCTGGAGGATTTCGGCAGGAAGAAGCTCCTATCCATAGAGTCGCAAGTCGAGGAGGCATTGAAGAGAGTTAGGATAGAGGAAACTCATGGAGGCAGGAGATTCTGCGTTATAGATATTAGAGCGGGAGGTCCGGGGTCCCTAATAGCTAGGAAAGCTAGTGAGGATCTGGGAGCTGATTTCTGCTTCGTTTTTAACTGTAAGAGGTTCTCCCTATACGCCGGGAGGATGAAGGAAGTCGATCTAAGGGTTATATGTGAGAGTTACGGCGGAGGAGGCCATCCATACGCATGCGGAGGTAGAATAAAGCTTTCCTTCCTGAAGAGGTTAGTTTGCAGGCTCCTATGGAGGTTCTACTTGCCCGGAGAGATTAAGGGTGTTATAGAGCATATAAAGTCCTCGCTATGA
- a CDS encoding carbohydrate kinase family protein, with protein MSYAAVGHITIDEMNEVRIGGSVVYGSLFATGLGMRASIVSRVGRDMPEEFLAKLEEEGVDTSRVKRSCERTTRFSISKSSYPLSLSSRCDNISVDDLSSLNADIIHLGPVANEINREVALESIKISRIVLLDLQGILRVFDNGIKLSRGYLDEFLDLEVVVHLNDLEAIAATGKDVRGALKELSRHFPIVAITLGRQGALFSFPEGILYAEAPEVDAKDEVGAGDVFSAALGIALFRGLELEDLAKFSVASATASTLHEGPCKIDENLIAELEGSVNVSWVEG; from the coding sequence ATGAGTTACGCCGCTGTAGGCCATATAACGATAGATGAGATGAATGAAGTTAGGATAGGCGGTAGCGTAGTTTACGGATCCCTATTCGCCACTGGGCTCGGGATGAGGGCTTCTATAGTATCCAGAGTTGGGAGGGACATGCCTGAGGAGTTCCTCGCTAAGCTCGAGGAGGAGGGCGTGGATACCTCGAGAGTGAAGAGATCTTGCGAGAGGACCACTAGGTTCTCGATAAGCAAGAGCTCATATCCCCTTTCCCTATCGTCCCGTTGCGATAATATTTCAGTCGATGATCTCAGCTCTTTAAATGCCGATATAATACATTTAGGCCCTGTGGCTAATGAGATAAACAGGGAGGTAGCTCTTGAATCTATTAAGATCTCCAGAATAGTTTTGCTGGACCTACAGGGGATATTGAGAGTATTCGATAATGGAATAAAGCTTTCCAGAGGCTATTTAGATGAATTCCTCGATTTGGAAGTTGTAGTTCATTTGAACGACCTCGAAGCTATTGCTGCGACTGGTAAGGATGTTAGAGGAGCTTTGAAAGAGTTATCCAGGCACTTCCCGATAGTGGCTATAACATTAGGGAGGCAGGGGGCTCTATTCAGCTTCCCGGAGGGTATCTTATATGCTGAAGCCCCGGAAGTTGATGCTAAGGATGAAGTGGGGGCTGGGGATGTATTCTCAGCAGCCCTAGGCATAGCTCTGTTCAGGGGCCTGGAGCTCGAGGATCTAGCTAAATTCTCCGTAGCATCAGCCACAGCTTCCACTCTTCACGAGGGACCTTGCAAGATAGATGAGAACTTAATAGCTGAGCTAGAGGGCTCGGTTAACGTGAGCTGGGTAGAGGGATAG
- the tsaA gene encoding tRNA (N6-threonylcarbamoyladenosine(37)-N6)-methyltransferase TrmO, with the protein MICFKPIGFFRTGASREEVKGSFDGVEGYIEILEEYRDGLIGLNGFSHIFIISYLHEVPEESRATLIVRPKRFLRLGLEAPEVGVFATDSPHRPNPIGLHLVRVNGISDGRIYVSNMDAYDGTPVLDIKPYTVSRIVRNPSFPDWYSRLIERGFE; encoded by the coding sequence ATGATATGCTTCAAACCCATAGGCTTCTTCAGGACAGGGGCCTCTAGAGAGGAAGTTAAGGGAAGCTTCGATGGCGTCGAAGGTTACATAGAGATCTTGGAGGAATATAGGGATGGTCTAATCGGGCTAAATGGCTTCTCTCACATCTTCATCATATCATACTTACACGAGGTCCCCGAGGAGAGCAGAGCCACTCTCATCGTCAGGCCTAAGAGGTTCCTGAGGCTTGGACTCGAGGCTCCCGAAGTAGGTGTCTTCGCGACGGATTCCCCTCACAGGCCTAACCCCATAGGGCTCCACTTAGTTAGAGTTAATGGTATTTCTGATGGAAGGATATACGTTTCCAATATGGATGCGTATGACGGGACCCCCGTCCTCGATATAAAGCCTTATACTGTATCCAGGATCGTCAGGAACCCCTCATTCCCCGATTGGTACTCGCGACTGATAGAGAGGGGATTTGAATGA
- a CDS encoding lipopolysaccharide biosynthesis protein, producing MKRITETFGQESMVMVIAGNISSVLIGSIIWILLAGVLPVSDYGRANYILSLGAFLSTFTLLGFNVTLRTYLPRGRDEILPPSILLTSLISIILGMPFINLHPSIPLIIFSNSIFILLTSERLGHLKYRDFFILQTVTRVLQIILIILIVPISGLDGAIYSITLPFTLFSIPMLLKARGGFRGIKGLLSYFRFSLLSYLSGIVGALGNRFDKVLIGSLYGERALGHYQLAFQFYSAMQSIPTALGSYILPMRSSGRSTKTQEMIGFSLSVLTSIAGYFLIPIFVKVLFPNFYPESALAGKIVSLAIIFDSLYSIYSSRRLSEEDPRSVLVASMLSIPILFSSIYFLGSSLGIEGLAISILLYRISALSFMILVTRIS from the coding sequence ATGAAAAGGATCACCGAGACCTTCGGACAGGAGAGCATGGTGATGGTGATAGCTGGTAACATATCATCCGTTCTGATAGGCTCGATTATATGGATATTGCTCGCAGGAGTCCTCCCTGTGAGCGATTACGGTAGAGCCAATTACATACTCTCCCTGGGGGCCTTCCTCTCCACTTTCACATTGCTCGGGTTCAACGTAACGCTAAGGACCTATCTCCCGAGGGGGAGGGATGAGATACTTCCCCCATCGATACTGCTCACCTCTCTAATCTCCATAATCTTGGGAATGCCCTTCATCAACTTGCACCCATCGATACCGCTGATAATATTCAGCAACTCCATCTTCATCCTACTGACCTCTGAGAGGCTAGGCCATCTCAAGTACAGGGACTTCTTCATACTCCAGACAGTTACTAGGGTGCTCCAAATAATTCTGATAATATTGATAGTCCCTATATCCGGTTTGGATGGAGCTATTTACTCTATAACGCTCCCATTCACACTATTCTCAATTCCCATGCTCCTCAAGGCCAGGGGCGGATTTAGGGGCATTAAGGGGCTCCTCAGTTACTTCCGCTTCTCCCTTCTCTCCTACTTGAGCGGGATAGTGGGTGCTTTGGGCAATAGGTTCGATAAAGTGCTCATAGGCTCTCTCTACGGGGAGAGGGCCTTAGGGCACTATCAACTCGCTTTCCAGTTTTATTCAGCTATGCAATCGATTCCCACGGCCCTCGGCAGCTATATACTACCGATGAGATCTTCGGGCAGATCCACGAAGACCCAGGAAATGATAGGATTCTCGCTCTCAGTCCTCACATCGATAGCCGGCTACTTCCTCATACCGATTTTCGTCAAGGTACTGTTCCCAAACTTCTATCCTGAGTCCGCTTTAGCCGGGAAGATAGTATCACTAGCGATAATATTCGATTCCCTCTACTCAATATACTCATCCAGGAGGTTGAGCGAGGAGGATCCGAGATCCGTCTTAGTAGCGAGTATGCTATCGATCCCGATACTCTTCTCATCAATCTACTTCCTAGGGTCATCCCTAGGGATAGAGGGCCTCGCGATCTCCATCCTGCTTTACAGGATCTCGGCTCTCTCCTTCATGATTCTAGTGACGAGGATCAGCTAG
- a CDS encoding DUF973 family protein — translation MSAADSSLVSALKDLKLGSILSILSDVLSIISVLPILLSLPRMFMRAETPREMLRQMMPGIVPTVLLFAAALAVGIISLYFWFRASNEFKRHDERLGIGKIGAILSIIGTGIIIVSLLILFAFLPQMISMIGSAIEMPPGVTDETIGRQFAMRFLSLIPIVVVMLIGALIYLVGWILYGVMVMRLGEVQGLNPDFKYAGILMIAGTLLSLIGNLAIIGLVLELVSLIMILVYSDMSIKSLTSS, via the coding sequence ATGAGCGCTGCGGACTCGAGCCTCGTATCGGCTCTCAAGGACCTGAAGCTCGGATCGATACTATCGATACTCTCCGACGTCCTAAGTATAATATCAGTCCTCCCAATATTGCTATCCCTCCCTAGGATGTTCATGAGAGCGGAAACTCCCAGGGAAATGTTGAGGCAGATGATGCCCGGCATCGTCCCAACAGTCTTACTATTCGCTGCTGCCCTCGCAGTAGGGATAATATCGCTCTACTTCTGGTTCAGGGCATCTAACGAATTCAAGAGGCATGATGAGAGGCTGGGAATAGGTAAGATAGGGGCTATACTCTCTATAATAGGGACTGGCATAATCATAGTATCATTACTCATCCTTTTCGCTTTCCTCCCTCAGATGATATCTATGATTGGATCGGCGATTGAGATGCCACCTGGTGTGACTGATGAGACTATTGGAAGGCAGTTTGCGATGAGATTCCTCAGTCTGATCCCTATAGTGGTAGTGATGCTCATAGGCGCCCTGATATACTTAGTAGGTTGGATCCTCTACGGTGTTATGGTTATGAGGCTGGGGGAGGTCCAGGGATTGAATCCTGATTTCAAGTACGCGGGCATACTCATGATAGCTGGGACCTTGCTCTCTCTTATCGGGAATCTGGCGATAATAGGCCTTGTATTGGAGCTAGTTTCACTCATAATGATCTTAGTCTACTCCGATATGTCGATAAAATCGCTCACATCCTCCTAA
- a CDS encoding acylphosphatase — protein MPELVRAHLRIYGRVQGVFFRSTMREVALELGVNGWVRNMPDGSVEAVVEGEREKVEELIKWAHRGPPLAKVERVEVRWESYRGDWEGFSVVR, from the coding sequence ATGCCGGAGCTCGTGAGGGCCCACTTGAGGATATACGGGAGAGTTCAAGGTGTTTTCTTCAGGTCAACGATGAGAGAAGTAGCTTTAGAGTTAGGAGTCAATGGATGGGTTAGGAACATGCCAGATGGGAGCGTCGAGGCTGTCGTTGAGGGGGAGAGGGAGAAGGTGGAGGAGTTGATAAAATGGGCCCATCGCGGTCCTCCTCTGGCCAAAGTCGAGAGGGTCGAGGTGAGATGGGAGAGCTATAGAGGGGACTGGGAGGGGTTCAGCGTAGTGAGGTAG
- a CDS encoding M48 family metalloprotease, translated as MAGRGFSLLGLRLDMVFTLSLIIVISTFVFTLLIGSSIGLIGGVLAALLFNAFMWMISPYLLVSMYGLRQLSRSDIPWLYDSLEYLARKSELKSTPKLYIAPIGVPNAFAFGSPIFGYGVAVTDGLLRNLSEDEIEAVVGHEIGHIKHGDMHVMMIATALPSIFLQIGRWVMLSSMYSGGGRDRESNAGASFLIGSALMLIGWLLYLLALRLSRLREFYADAHSAMTVERGAEKLQSALVRIVRATDPRKGEQLVAAKALMIADPTQRVSYSEIREYMEREPSLFEKIMNLFSTHPRIEERLRRLEALKSLYS; from the coding sequence ATGGCCGGAAGGGGTTTCTCGCTCCTCGGTTTGAGGCTCGATATGGTCTTCACGCTATCCCTCATAATAGTGATATCCACATTCGTCTTCACACTGCTAATAGGATCATCAATCGGTTTGATAGGCGGAGTACTGGCTGCCTTGCTCTTCAACGCCTTCATGTGGATGATCTCGCCTTACCTACTGGTATCCATGTACGGGTTGAGGCAGCTGAGCAGGAGCGATATACCGTGGCTCTACGACTCCCTAGAATATTTAGCTAGAAAGAGTGAGTTGAAATCAACGCCTAAACTTTACATAGCTCCGATTGGTGTTCCGAATGCGTTTGCATTCGGGAGCCCGATATTCGGTTACGGAGTGGCTGTAACGGATGGCTTGCTGAGGAACCTGAGCGAGGATGAAATTGAAGCTGTCGTAGGGCATGAGATAGGCCACATAAAGCACGGTGATATGCACGTCATGATGATAGCTACAGCCCTGCCCTCTATATTCCTACAGATAGGTAGATGGGTCATGCTGAGCTCTATGTACTCCGGAGGGGGGAGGGATAGGGAGAGCAATGCTGGAGCATCCTTCTTGATAGGCTCGGCCCTCATGCTGATAGGGTGGCTCCTCTACCTATTGGCCCTGAGGTTGAGCAGGCTCAGGGAGTTCTACGCTGATGCTCACTCAGCGATGACCGTGGAGAGAGGGGCTGAGAAGCTTCAGAGCGCCCTAGTTAGGATAGTCAGGGCGACGGACCCCAGGAAGGGTGAGCAGCTGGTAGCGGCGAAGGCCCTGATGATAGCGGATCCGACCCAGAGAGTGAGCTATAGTGAGATAAGGGAGTATATGGAGAGGGAACCTTCTCTCTTCGAGAAGATAATGAACTTATTCTCAACGCATCCCAGGATAGAGGAGAGACTGAGGAGACTGGAGGCTCTGAAGTCCCTCTACAGCTGA
- a CDS encoding NifB/NifX family molybdenum-iron cluster-binding protein: MEKIAIPAKGPEGLDALTFGQPIYAPFFTIVTIEGGEVKEVEVIRNPASALLPYRGPSLASWLKHMGVSVVIAISFPEDVIYSLTSWGIKPVFIVGKRVRELLEAYLSALK; encoded by the coding sequence TTGGAGAAGATAGCGATACCAGCTAAAGGTCCCGAAGGGCTGGATGCCCTCACCTTCGGCCAGCCAATATACGCGCCTTTCTTCACTATAGTTACGATAGAGGGAGGTGAGGTGAAGGAGGTTGAAGTGATAAGGAATCCTGCATCAGCCCTACTACCTTACAGGGGCCCTAGTTTGGCTTCTTGGCTCAAACACATGGGTGTGAGCGTCGTAATAGCTATCTCATTCCCCGAGGACGTCATATACAGCCTTACATCCTGGGGCATAAAGCCCGTATTCATAGTTGGTAAGAGAGTCAGGGAGCTGCTAGAGGCTTATCTCTCAGCCCTAAAATGA
- the ade gene encoding adenine deaminase → MRSNIWEISDTLVRVALGKEKADLVIINSTFVNVNSGEILENFGVAIKGDRVATIGQVSHTIGPDTEVIDAKGMYLVPGFLDAHVHVESSMLSLTNFAKVVLPRGTTAVFIDPHEIANVLGLDGVRLMIEESKGLPLKVFVTAPSCVPANPMFETSGAHLGVKEVEEMLRLKEVIALGEMMNYPGVLATDPEVMGKINAAHRMGKVVEGHDAGLLGMELAAYSASGISSSHEMTRKIDAIERLRLGMYAYMREGSAWLDVKETIKAITEAKLDSRHACLVTDDREVDSIIKQGHMDHVVRRAIEEGLDPIRAIQMATINPAEHYGLAREIGSVAPSRYADMLLLRDLTEVDVDTVIADGRIVAREGKLLVEIRAPSYDEKYLRTVRLRRKVEASDFSIKAPIKDGRVRVRAIEAIEGNVLTKCSIEELRVRDWEVLPDAERSIYKVAVLERHKATGNMGLGFVKGFGFKLGAVASTVAHDNHNLLVLGLRDEDMAIAANTLAEVGGGIVTVDEGRVISLVKLPLAGLMSTEEPESVAEELERTYEIWRERGCEWVSPFMTMSLLALDVLPELRITDRGLIDTVNFRYVDVIYR, encoded by the coding sequence ATGAGGAGCAATATATGGGAGATCTCAGATACCCTTGTCAGAGTGGCTCTGGGTAAGGAGAAAGCCGATCTAGTGATAATAAATTCTACATTCGTCAACGTCAACTCAGGGGAAATCCTCGAGAACTTCGGCGTGGCTATAAAGGGGGATAGAGTCGCTACTATAGGGCAGGTATCCCATACAATAGGCCCGGATACTGAAGTTATTGACGCTAAGGGAATGTACTTAGTCCCCGGGTTCTTGGATGCCCACGTCCACGTTGAGAGCAGTATGCTGAGCTTGACTAACTTCGCTAAAGTCGTGCTTCCCAGGGGGACTACTGCCGTCTTCATAGACCCGCATGAGATAGCTAACGTCCTGGGATTGGATGGAGTTAGATTGATGATAGAGGAGTCCAAAGGGCTTCCATTGAAAGTATTCGTGACAGCTCCATCATGCGTACCAGCTAACCCTATGTTCGAGACATCAGGAGCTCACTTAGGGGTGAAGGAAGTAGAGGAGATGCTCAGATTGAAGGAAGTTATAGCTTTAGGGGAGATGATGAACTATCCTGGCGTCCTAGCGACGGATCCCGAGGTGATGGGTAAGATAAATGCAGCTCATAGGATGGGTAAGGTCGTCGAGGGCCACGATGCTGGGCTCCTCGGAATGGAGCTCGCGGCTTACTCAGCTTCAGGCATATCATCGTCTCACGAGATGACTCGTAAGATAGATGCTATAGAGAGGCTCAGGCTAGGGATGTACGCGTATATGAGGGAGGGCTCTGCTTGGCTCGATGTCAAGGAGACTATAAAAGCTATAACTGAGGCCAAGCTCGATTCGAGGCATGCCTGCCTCGTTACGGATGACAGGGAGGTCGATTCTATAATAAAGCAGGGTCACATGGATCATGTAGTTAGGAGAGCTATAGAGGAGGGGTTAGATCCGATCAGAGCGATACAGATGGCTACAATAAATCCGGCTGAGCATTACGGATTGGCTAGGGAGATAGGGAGCGTAGCCCCGAGCAGGTATGCGGACATGCTCTTGCTGAGGGACTTAACTGAGGTGGATGTGGATACTGTTATAGCTGACGGCAGGATAGTAGCGAGGGAAGGGAAATTATTAGTGGAGATAAGGGCACCTAGCTACGATGAGAAGTACCTGAGGACAGTAAGATTGCGGAGGAAAGTGGAGGCCAGCGATTTCTCGATAAAAGCCCCTATAAAGGATGGAAGGGTGAGGGTTAGAGCCATAGAGGCTATAGAGGGTAATGTCCTCACTAAGTGCAGTATCGAGGAGCTCCGAGTGAGGGATTGGGAAGTGCTCCCCGATGCTGAGAGGAGCATATATAAAGTGGCTGTTTTGGAGAGGCATAAAGCAACTGGAAACATGGGTTTAGGGTTCGTGAAGGGATTCGGCTTCAAGCTGGGGGCAGTAGCTTCAACAGTAGCTCACGATAACCACAACTTGCTCGTCCTGGGGCTGAGGGATGAGGATATGGCTATCGCTGCGAATACGCTAGCCGAAGTGGGAGGAGGTATCGTCACGGTAGATGAGGGGAGAGTCATCTCCTTAGTCAAGCTCCCCCTGGCCGGTTTGATGTCAACGGAGGAGCCTGAGAGCGTGGCTGAGGAGCTGGAGAGGACGTATGAGATCTGGAGGGAGAGAGGATGCGAATGGGTATCTCCTTTCATGACAATGTCCCTCCTAGCGCTGGATGTGCTGCCCGAGCTGAGGATAACTGATAGGGGATTGATCGACACCGTCAACTTCAGGTACGTAGATGTCATTTATCGATGA
- a CDS encoding N-6 DNA methylase, with product MRIKGIMEKLGIYSNFEGFQALAVSLKAILEYAGDLDTLSDWVSSILPVDKLDLNEIKLLLSEAERIKLSVKDFQEKVQRMIPRERRKRFAAYYTIRQVAELMVKLARDLHDSESLIIADPFLGSGITLTAAIDKIGPERILKVWGIELLPLPALIAYASLLQSMKGRREAIDVIVGDSFREVPSRDLPKADIILTNPPFTRWKYLERDYRESLLSLMRELGYGKYMRGESSLQVLSMFLCDRALRRGGLLVSVLPASTFYTIYGRGYKSFLREEYCLHAIVESRDRASLSEGSGFKEVIIIASKGSDKGLTALIRLNARDFDIEDYQRLDLDSLPKFLELNWLALFERELRDILVRIFELGLRKGTLGYWEEILGKNIIRGIEMYGPDFFFIPNKFWKITSEREDRIVIENGGMELVIGREFLVKTLRRPGLYFDRIEVDADSFMLSVPPKDISELPEDLRIYIEWGIESGAAKPAIKAYGSKWYSHVYGQIRAKEPFGHVFIPDKVDLLFRRRGVFANYSEEEVAASKNFYIVRDEALAKPLAGWLNSTFFISTLALLGRRISDTWTRFLENDYLELPVINPSEGANEIAESISRMMDMRLPPLYDQLGEDYRYELDLSVAKFIGIEDPEREIERMYSTLIDTIRSENS from the coding sequence ATGAGGATCAAGGGAATAATGGAGAAGCTTGGAATATATTCTAATTTTGAGGGCTTCCAGGCGCTTGCAGTCAGCTTAAAGGCTATACTAGAGTACGCTGGCGACCTAGATACGCTTTCAGACTGGGTCTCCTCGATATTACCCGTGGATAAATTGGATCTGAATGAGATAAAGCTCCTCTTATCGGAGGCTGAAAGGATAAAACTTTCGGTGAAGGATTTTCAGGAGAAAGTCCAGAGGATGATCCCGAGGGAGAGGAGGAAGAGGTTCGCAGCTTATTATACTATACGTCAGGTAGCCGAGCTAATGGTTAAGTTAGCCAGGGATTTACATGATAGTGAAAGTTTAATCATAGCCGATCCCTTCCTCGGCAGCGGGATCACTTTAACAGCGGCAATCGATAAGATAGGACCTGAGAGAATTCTGAAGGTATGGGGGATCGAATTGCTGCCTCTACCAGCCTTAATAGCTTACGCTTCCCTCCTCCAATCGATGAAGGGCAGGAGGGAAGCTATAGATGTGATAGTCGGTGATTCATTCAGGGAAGTCCCTTCCCGCGATCTGCCGAAAGCCGATATCATCCTAACGAATCCTCCTTTCACCAGATGGAAGTACCTGGAGAGGGACTACAGGGAATCCCTGCTCTCCCTGATGAGGGAGCTGGGTTATGGGAAGTACATGAGGGGGGAGAGCAGCCTACAGGTGCTCTCGATGTTCTTATGCGATCGAGCTCTGAGGAGAGGGGGATTGCTAGTCTCAGTTCTTCCCGCATCTACTTTTTACACGATATACGGGAGGGGATATAAGTCCTTCCTGAGGGAGGAGTACTGCTTACATGCCATAGTCGAATCGAGGGATAGAGCATCTCTCTCAGAGGGTAGCGGTTTCAAGGAAGTCATTATAATCGCATCCAAGGGATCAGATAAGGGATTAACGGCGCTCATCAGGCTCAATGCCCGGGATTTCGATATAGAGGATTACCAGAGATTAGATCTGGACTCCCTCCCTAAGTTCCTAGAGCTCAATTGGTTAGCTCTCTTCGAGAGAGAATTGAGGGATATTTTAGTCAGGATATTCGAGTTAGGGCTGAGAAAGGGGACTCTCGGCTATTGGGAGGAGATCCTAGGGAAGAATATTATAAGGGGCATCGAGATGTACGGGCCAGATTTCTTCTTCATCCCGAATAAGTTCTGGAAGATCACTAGCGAGAGGGAAGATCGCATCGTCATTGAGAATGGCGGGATGGAGCTAGTCATCGGTAGAGAATTCCTCGTGAAGACTCTGAGGAGACCGGGCCTCTACTTTGATAGAATAGAGGTCGATGCGGATAGCTTCATGCTCTCAGTGCCTCCCAAAGATATCAGCGAGCTCCCGGAGGACCTGCGTATCTACATAGAGTGGGGGATCGAGTCGGGAGCAGCTAAACCAGCTATTAAAGCTTATGGGAGCAAATGGTATAGCCATGTTTACGGGCAGATCAGAGCGAAGGAACCCTTCGGTCATGTTTTCATACCCGACAAAGTGGATCTGCTCTTCAGGAGGAGGGGAGTGTTCGCGAATTACAGTGAGGAGGAGGTAGCTGCATCCAAAAACTTTTACATAGTAAGGGATGAAGCTTTAGCTAAGCCACTCGCCGGCTGGCTCAACAGCACTTTCTTCATCTCAACCCTCGCCTTATTGGGCAGGAGGATATCCGATACGTGGACCAGGTTCCTGGAGAATGATTACCTCGAGCTTCCGGTGATAAACCCCAGTGAGGGGGCTAATGAGATAGCTGAGAGTATAAGCAGGATGATGGATATGAGGCTACCTCCTCTCTACGACCAATTGGGTGAGGATTACAGGTATGAGCTCGATCTCTCCGTCGCTAAATTCATCGGTATCGAGGATCCGGAGAGGGAGATAGAAAGGATGTACAGTACTCTAATCGACACTATTCGCAGCGAGAACAGCTAA